In one window of Gudongella oleilytica DNA:
- the ubiB gene encoding 2-polyprenylphenol 6-hydroxylase has translation MAVSKHRKLKRTTQIVKIFANHGFGALMDRLGILKYLKIEMQTKEYSERELSKLSIGERLRLSFEELGPTFIKLGQIMSTRPDLLPREIIHEMEKLQDAVAPFSISDVKQVIEFELGDKLENIFREFKEEPIAAASIGQVHRAKLLSGKDVVVKVQRPNIEKNIELDLGILKDLADFIDNRTKLGKLYSFSKMAEEFETTITNELDFRLEGENAETFKVNFKDEANVIVPDISWIHTTSRVLTMDEIKGTSLKNFEALDQLGLDKKIIARNLANSVLYQILRDGFFHGDPHPGNIMVLENNKIAFLDFGMIGQLSPHRKNQFLKMLMGITLKDSKLIIQAIVELDAISNSINMRKLGKDIDRLRDQVLSVPLSEIKIGEVFNEIFDLAFTYNMMIPGEFTMLAKSLITLEGLVEKLDPDLNILEIAEPIAGKLIFTLISPEKIGREILSGAMDYGNLVRKFPSVFLNFLGKIEHDDFTIQIKVKEAERYAQKIDRSFSRLSISIVFLSLSIVIAGTIIGLSLIGMEAADFIMVLSIILKGSLFLAAITFAALIIAILRSKRT, from the coding sequence ATGGCGGTTAGTAAACATAGAAAATTAAAGAGAACAACACAAATTGTCAAAATATTTGCAAACCATGGATTTGGCGCATTAATGGATAGATTAGGAATTTTAAAATATCTTAAAATAGAGATGCAAACCAAAGAATATTCAGAAAGGGAACTTTCAAAATTATCAATTGGGGAGAGACTGAGATTATCTTTTGAAGAGTTGGGGCCGACATTTATAAAATTGGGTCAAATCATGAGTACTAGACCAGACTTATTGCCTCGTGAGATCATACATGAAATGGAAAAACTTCAAGATGCAGTAGCCCCATTTTCAATAAGCGATGTTAAACAAGTAATAGAATTTGAGTTAGGAGATAAACTTGAAAATATATTTAGAGAGTTTAAAGAGGAACCTATAGCGGCAGCTTCTATTGGGCAAGTTCATCGTGCAAAATTATTATCAGGTAAAGATGTGGTAGTAAAAGTTCAAAGACCTAATATCGAAAAAAATATTGAGCTTGATTTGGGTATCCTTAAAGATTTAGCAGATTTTATAGATAATCGAACTAAGCTGGGGAAACTTTATAGTTTCAGTAAAATGGCTGAAGAATTTGAGACTACCATAACGAATGAATTAGACTTTAGGCTTGAAGGCGAAAATGCAGAAACTTTTAAAGTGAATTTTAAGGATGAAGCAAATGTAATAGTTCCAGATATTAGTTGGATCCATACAACGAGTCGTGTACTTACAATGGATGAAATCAAAGGAACTTCTCTAAAAAACTTTGAAGCGTTAGATCAATTAGGGTTAGATAAAAAAATAATAGCAAGAAATTTAGCCAACTCTGTTTTATATCAGATATTAAGAGATGGTTTTTTCCACGGCGATCCTCATCCGGGGAATATAATGGTGCTCGAAAATAATAAGATAGCTTTTTTAGATTTTGGGATGATAGGACAACTGAGCCCTCATAGGAAAAACCAGTTTTTGAAAATGTTAATGGGAATAACTTTGAAAGATAGTAAGCTGATTATTCAAGCAATTGTTGAACTTGATGCAATATCAAACAGTATCAATATGAGAAAGTTGGGAAAAGATATTGATCGATTAAGAGATCAAGTTTTGTCGGTTCCATTGAGTGAAATAAAAATAGGTGAAGTTTTTAATGAAATTTTTGATTTAGCATTTACTTATAATATGATGATTCCAGGGGAATTCACTATGCTTGCTAAATCCCTTATAACTTTGGAAGGGTTAGTTGAGAAATTGGACCCTGATCTTAATATCCTGGAAATTGCCGAACCTATTGCAGGAAAGTTGATTTTCACTTTGATTTCCCCTGAGAAAATAGGCCGGGAAATCTTGAGTGGTGCTATGGATTATGGTAATCTAGTTCGAAAGTTTCCGTCTGTTTTTTTAAATTTTCTAGGTAAAATAGAACATGATGACTTTACAATACAAATTAAGGTGAAAGAGGCAGAACGATATGCGCAAAAAATTGATAGATCCTTCAGCCGATTATCAATAAGCATAGTGTTTCTATCTTTAAGTATAGTAATTGCGGGAACAATCATTGGATTAAGTTTAATTGGCATGGAAGCGGCTGATTTTATAATGGTCTTAAGTATAATATTAAAAGGTAGCCTTTTCCTGGCGGCAATTACCTTTGCAGCACTGATTATTGCAATTTTAAGATCAAAACGAACATAA
- a CDS encoding putative ABC transporter permease gives MAVDLILFFAIYSFLGWVMETLFASIKHRKFINRGFLRGPFTPIYGFGGIIIVSYFNWSPFSLEDKSLLLMINLIVSILLVTILEFVTGFILEKIFHEKWWDYSYNFLNIKGYICIKYSMLWGMLAFALIQIVHPIIINFTRTIPVQFKEYVAIIIVVYFIIDTIKSIIDILDLRRTILLYSELSVHVYKNKIIKYKRIFLAFPKLLFLNADIINRDVRRILNGRVDKIKTEFKNKFHT, from the coding sequence ATGGCAGTTGATCTGATACTTTTTTTTGCGATTTATTCATTTTTAGGGTGGGTGATGGAAACTTTATTTGCAAGTATTAAACACAGAAAATTTATCAATAGGGGATTCCTTAGAGGACCCTTTACACCTATATATGGGTTTGGCGGAATTATTATTGTTTCTTACTTTAACTGGAGTCCATTTTCTTTAGAGGATAAATCATTATTATTGATGATAAATTTGATTGTTTCAATATTATTAGTTACAATATTGGAGTTTGTCACTGGATTTATATTGGAAAAAATATTTCATGAAAAATGGTGGGATTACAGCTATAATTTCTTGAACATTAAAGGGTATATATGCATTAAATACTCAATGTTATGGGGAATGCTTGCCTTTGCATTAATTCAAATAGTCCATCCAATTATCATAAATTTTACGCGTACTATTCCTGTTCAGTTTAAAGAATATGTTGCTATCATTATTGTTGTTTATTTTATTATTGATACTATAAAATCTATTATTGATATATTGGATTTAAGAAGAACAATTCTCCTTTATTCTGAACTATCAGTACACGTGTACAAAAATAAGATTATAAAATATAAAAGGATCTTTCTTGCTTTCCCCAAATTGCTTTTCTTAAATGCGGATATAATAAATCGCGATGTGAGGAGGATTTTGAATGGTAGAGTCGATAAAATCAAAACTGAGTTTAAAAATAAATTTCACACTTGA
- a CDS encoding HD domain-containing protein has translation MVESIKSKLSLKINFTLEKEYCECVWDLIDHEKVKLMKKYMQHGDISCYDHSLRVSYISFRLCKKLGLDPCSAARGGLLHDFFLYDWHTDSKPYTGLHGFVHPSIALKNANEYFSLNNIEKDIIEKHMWPLTLRLPKYKESYVVLMVDKYCATFETWDSISKKLLWKNTNQLKQLFDNVGKTFRVSLNFRHN, from the coding sequence ATGGTAGAGTCGATAAAATCAAAACTGAGTTTAAAAATAAATTTCACACTTGAAAAAGAATATTGTGAGTGCGTGTGGGATTTGATTGATCATGAAAAGGTAAAGTTAATGAAAAAATATATGCAACATGGAGATATAAGCTGTTACGATCATAGTCTGCGTGTGTCTTATATTAGTTTCCGGCTGTGTAAGAAACTAGGGCTGGACCCCTGTTCTGCAGCAAGAGGTGGACTTCTTCATGATTTTTTCTTGTATGACTGGCACACCGATAGCAAGCCTTACACAGGACTACATGGATTTGTTCATCCAAGCATAGCACTTAAAAATGCTAATGAGTATTTCTCTCTGAATAATATTGAAAAGGATATTATTGAAAAACATATGTGGCCATTAACATTAAGGTTACCCAAATATAAAGAGTCTTATGTCGTCCTGATGGTAGATAAATATTGTGCTACTTTTGAAACTTGGGATTCAATAAGTAAAAAACTACTATGGAAAAATACTAATCAATTAAAACAGTTATTTGATAATGTTGGGAAAACTTTTAGAGTTAGTCTGAACTTCCGGCATAATTAA
- a CDS encoding Hsp20/alpha crystallin family protein has protein sequence MAGLVPFNKKNKEISTNTGFEDFYNVLDDFFSNDWPFRRSLANDTFKVDVEDNGSEYLIEAEVPGIDKKDINVELNDGKLVIAIVKDEKNESEKRNFIHRERRYSSMSRSIYLEDAKPNGIRAKLENGLLKVKVPKEEKPNNSVTIDIE, from the coding sequence TGGATTAGTCCCTTTCAACAAAAAGAACAAGGAAATCTCTACAAACACTGGCTTTGAGGACTTCTACAACGTACTTGATGACTTTTTTTCTAATGACTGGCCTTTTAGAAGATCCCTCGCAAATGACACATTCAAAGTTGATGTCGAAGATAATGGCAGTGAATATCTCATTGAGGCTGAAGTGCCAGGTATAGACAAAAAAGACATCAATGTTGAACTTAACGATGGAAAGCTTGTGATTGCTATTGTTAAGGATGAAAAGAATGAATCAGAGAAAAGGAATTTCATCCACAGAGAAAGACGTTATAGTTCTATGAGTCGTTCAATTTATTTGGAAGATGCCAAACCCAATGGTATTAGGGCAAAACTTGAAAACGGCTTGCTTAAAGTCAAAGTTCCTAAAGAAGAGAAACCAAACAATAGTGTTACAATTGATATTGAGTAA